A window of Pseudomonas denitrificans (nom. rej.) genomic DNA:
GCTGCTGTTCCGCGAAGAGCAGAACCTCTATTGCGCCCAGGGGCACCCGTTCTTCGAGCGTGCGCAGGACGAGCCTTCCCTGGAGCAGATCTGCGCGGCCGAATACGTCGGCCGCGGCTACATGACCGAAAGCCGCCGGCCCCACGGGCTGGTCTTCAGCCGCGCCACCAACGCCTACAGCATGGAGGCCATCGCCAACCTGGTGTTCAGTGGCACCTTCATCGGCTACCTGCCCACGCACTACGCGGCGCAATGGGTCGCACAGGATCGCCTGCGGGCGATTCGCCCGGCGCAGCTGGCCTATGTCTCGGAGTTCCATTGCGTGACACGCCAGGGGGCCGAGCCGGGCGAGGTGCTGGGGGCCTTCCTCGACGCCCTGGAACGCGCCCAGGCCGAACTGGGTAGCGGGGCGCCGGCGTGAGCGGCGTGCAGGCATTGCGCGAGGAAGGTTTCGTCCTGCTGCACGGCCTGCTGGATGCCGAACAGGTGGCCGAAGTGCGTACGCTGATCGACGACCTACGCCCGCTGCACTGGGACTACGAAGGGCTGGTGGATCATTACAAGTGCGTGTTCAACCGCTCGCCGAGCTGGCTGCCCTTTCTCGATCCACCGGGGTTGATCGAGCTGGCGGAAGCCGCCCTGGGCGCGGACTGCCATGTGATCGGCCAGACCGCCTGGCGCTGCCATCCCGGCTTCATCGGCGCGGAAATGCACCAGGACTACCTGCCTGTCGCGCTGCCGGGAGCGGACCTGGAACTGCCAATGTTCATCTGCACGGCGCAGGTCTATCTCGATGACATCGATGATGCGCTGTGCCCCACCTGGGTGATCCCCGGCAGCCATCGCGCCGGCCGCGCGCCGGCACCGGACGAGCGCGAATGGGCGGGCAGGACGGCCGAGCCGGTGCTCTGCCGCGCGGGCGATTGCCTGCTGTTTCGCAGCGACTTGTGGCACGCCGGCAGCCGCAACCTGAGCGAGCGCACGCGCTACCTGCTGCAGGTGCACTATGGGAGCCGGATGGTCGCGCAGAAGTTCTCGCCCTACCTGGACTGGACCTTCAACCCCGAGGTGCTCGCCGCCTGCACGGCGCGACAACGCCGGCTGCTGGGCGATCACGAAGAGGCCGAGTACGACTGAATGGGAGACTCACTGATGAAGGCTGTACATGCCGGCGGCTGCCACTGCGGCCAGCTGCGCTACGAGTGCGACGCCGAACTGAAGGACGTCGCCCATTGCCATTGCTCGATCTGCCGGCGCACCACCGGCGGTATCGTCACCACCTGGGCCACGGTGCCACTAGGCAGCTTCCGCTGGACCCTCGGGACGCCGGCCGAGTATCGCTCCTCGGCGTCCTGCATCCGCTACTTCTGCAGTCGCTGCGGCGCGCAGCTGGCGCTGTTCACCGACCAGGCACCGGAGACCCTCGACCTCACGACGGCGACGCTGGACGAGGTGGCGACGGTGCTGCCGGACCGGCATATCTGGGTGAAGAGCCGGCTGCCCTGGATACACCTGGACGAGCAGTTGGAAGAGGAGTGGGAAGAGAAGCTTTAACGCTGCCGCACCGACGTCAGGGTGACGCTTCGCAGGATGGGTGGAGCGCAGCGATACCCATGCGGTCGGCGCGGCGGATTGATGGGTATCGCTGCGCTCCACACCATCCTACAAGGGCAGTCACGGAGTCTCAGGGCAGCTCCAGTCCGCCCGACGCCTTGTGCAGCTCGCGCAGGTGCGCGCCGATCTGCTTGGTATTGGCTTCCAGCGCGGCCAGTTCGTCGCGGCGTTCCGGTGTCAGCAGGGCGCGGACTTCACGGTCGAGGTTGTCGCTGAGCTGGCGCAGGCGCTGCTGGCGCTGCTGCGTCTGTTTCTCCAGGGTTGCCGTCTCCGGCGCCTGGGGCAGGCCGTAGCCGCCGTCGAGCAGCTCGGCCGGGCGACTGAGGAAGCCGCTGTCGTCGAGGATCTGCTGCAAGGTCCTGCCGGCCGCGGCGAGGTCCGGCTTGCTCTTCATGGCGTCCGGGTTGCTCAGGTACAGGCGCTTGAGTTCGTCCTGGGCCAACAGCAGTTGGCGGCGCAGCGAGGCCTGTTCGAGCAGCAGCAGGGCGGCGCTCGAGCGCAGGTCGGCCTTGTCGAACCACGGGCGGCGCTCGACGGCGGGCAGGGCGAGCCAGTCCTCGACCTTGTCCTGCGGGACGTTCATGCGCTGCTTCAGCACATCGAACATGGCCTGGTAGCGGTCGCGGAAGGAGTCGAAGCGATAGCCCAGGCGCAGCGCTTCCTTGGGGTTGTCCAGCACGCTGGCGTCGGCGATGCCCTTGTTCTCCAGCAGGCCGAGCACGCCATAGGGCGTGATGCTGTCCATGCTCTGCAGGCTCTGGCGCTGGATGCCGCTGCGTAGCAGCTTGAGCGTCTCCACCGCGCAGTTGTTGGACAGGAAGTAGTAGTTGCCGTCGTAGCTCCAGTGGCTCTGCGCCGAGCGCTCCACCAGGCTGGCGACCTCGTCGCGGCTGAGCTTGAGCGGAATCGAGGCGAGGCTGCGCAGCTCGACCTTGGTGTATTCCTCGATCACCTGGGACAGCGGCAGCACGAACAGGCGCGAGGGGTAGGCGCCGGTCAGGCCGTCCCAGCTGGAGAGCTGCAGATCGCCGACGAAGGCGCGGTAGGACAGCACCAGGTGCTGGTCGAGGTCCAGGCGGCAGGCCGGGCCGCGCGGGCGCCCCGGTGCGCAGACCACCAGGCGCAGCATGGTGTGGCCCCAGCGGCTGGCGATCTCGTTGTTGGCCTCGGCGATCAGGTAGTCGACCTCGTAGACACGCTCCGGGTCGAGATACCCCAACGGCTGGCGGCCGAAGTCGCGGCCGGCGTTGAGGTAGGCGTACTGCGTCGAGCATTCGTCGTGCGGACGCTCGCCGAAGCGTTCCGCGTAGTAGCGGTACAGCGCCGGTCGGCGGCAGGCGAAGCTGCGGTCGAGGAGGAAGTACTCCATGTTCACCGCGACATACTCGCGCGGGTTGGTCAGCTCGTAGCGGTCCGGGCTGCGCAGCAGGAAACGGTTGTGCTGTTCGCGCTCGCCATGTTTGCCGGCGTATTGCGGCCAGCCGGCGAGGTCGAGCAGGCGCGGGTCGTCCGAGAGGCTGAAGCGGCGGCCGGTCTGGCCACGGCAATCGTCTGGTGCGCCGACGCGACCCAGGCTCTTGTCGCGCATCGTGCAGCGACGGATCACCCGGCCTTCGTCGGTATCCCAGAGGCGCGCGCGGTCGTAGAGGTGGGTCAGCTCATGGAGCAGGGTCGCCAGCAGTTCGCGGCGCAGGGTGCCGTGGGTGCGGCCGGTCTGCTCGGTGGCGGCGCTGCCGTCGGTGAGCGGGCCGAGATAGCGGGTATTGAGGGCGATGGCGCCGGGGCGCAGGGTGCGGCCCATGCCATTGCTGGGCAGGTCGTCGCGCCATTGCACTTCGACGCTGCGGTCCAGGCGCTGCACGAAGCTGTCCGGCAGGGTGTGCAGGGCTTCGTCCAGCAGATGCTGGCTGGCCTGGCGCTGGGCGGCGTTCAGGCCGTCGGCTTCCAGCTCCAGGCGGAGCGAGGCGTGGCTGCTGGCGGCGACTATCAGTGCCAGGGCCGCCAGCCAGCGGCCAGCCCGGAGTCTCACAGAGCGAGGATGGCTTCGGCCAGGTCCTGGTCGGAGGCTTCGCGAGCCTGCGGCACCTGCTCGCGCAGTACCTTGAACGCGGCTTCCAGTTGCGCACCACGGATCGCGCCGTCGCTGCCAACGTAGCTGGCGGCATCGTCACGGGCTTCGCGGACGACTTTCATGTCACGCACGGAGGTGGTGGTGTCCGAGGTGAAGTCGATGCTGCGGGCGAAGGCGTTGGTGGTGATGTTGAACACGCGGACTACCGATTGGGCCTGGGCGGTGGAGGCGCAGGCGGCAAGCAGGAGGCCGAGGATCAGGGGGCTCTTGGAAAGCGAGCTGAGGCGCATGGATGTCTCCGAAAGGGCAGCGGGAGCTGCTCACGACTTATTTGGCAAGAATTGCTTCGGCCAGTTCCCGATCGTTCGCCGCCAGCTCCGGATGCCGCTGACGCAGCCAGTGCAGCGCAGCCTCCAGGCGGGCACCGCGCAGGGCTCCATCGGTGGCAACGAACTGCGCCGCGTCGTCGCGGGCGCCGCGCAGCAGTTTGTTGTCGAAGGGCGCGCTGGTGACCTGGCTGGTGGCGTAGCTGGTCGCGACCGGAAACTGGGTGGTCTGGTCGAATGCCCAGGCGGGCAGCGAGCAGGTCAGCAGCGGCAGCAGGAACAGCAGGGTAC
This region includes:
- a CDS encoding DUF2388 domain-containing protein; its protein translation is MRLSSLSKSPLILGLLLAACASTAQAQSVVRVFNITTNAFARSIDFTSDTTTSVRDMKVVREARDDAASYVGSDGAIRGAQLEAAFKVLREQVPQAREASDQDLAEAILAL
- a CDS encoding DUF2388 domain-containing protein; the encoded protein is MRTLLFLLPLLTCSLPAWAFDQTTQFPVATSYATSQVTSAPFDNKLLRGARDDAAQFVATDGALRGARLEAALHWLRQRHPELAANDRELAEAILAK
- a CDS encoding DUF4105 domain-containing protein, with product MRLRAGRWLAALALIVAASSHASLRLELEADGLNAAQRQASQHLLDEALHTLPDSFVQRLDRSVEVQWRDDLPSNGMGRTLRPGAIALNTRYLGPLTDGSAATEQTGRTHGTLRRELLATLLHELTHLYDRARLWDTDEGRVIRRCTMRDKSLGRVGAPDDCRGQTGRRFSLSDDPRLLDLAGWPQYAGKHGEREQHNRFLLRSPDRYELTNPREYVAVNMEYFLLDRSFACRRPALYRYYAERFGERPHDECSTQYAYLNAGRDFGRQPLGYLDPERVYEVDYLIAEANNEIASRWGHTMLRLVVCAPGRPRGPACRLDLDQHLVLSYRAFVGDLQLSSWDGLTGAYPSRLFVLPLSQVIEEYTKVELRSLASIPLKLSRDEVASLVERSAQSHWSYDGNYYFLSNNCAVETLKLLRSGIQRQSLQSMDSITPYGVLGLLENKGIADASVLDNPKEALRLGYRFDSFRDRYQAMFDVLKQRMNVPQDKVEDWLALPAVERRPWFDKADLRSSAALLLLEQASLRRQLLLAQDELKRLYLSNPDAMKSKPDLAAAGRTLQQILDDSGFLSRPAELLDGGYGLPQAPETATLEKQTQQRQQRLRQLSDNLDREVRALLTPERRDELAALEANTKQIGAHLRELHKASGGLELP
- a CDS encoding GFA family protein — its product is MKAVHAGGCHCGQLRYECDAELKDVAHCHCSICRRTTGGIVTTWATVPLGSFRWTLGTPAEYRSSASCIRYFCSRCGAQLALFTDQAPETLDLTTATLDEVATVLPDRHIWVKSRLPWIHLDEQLEEEWEEKL
- a CDS encoding phytanoyl-CoA dioxygenase family protein; protein product: MSGVQALREEGFVLLHGLLDAEQVAEVRTLIDDLRPLHWDYEGLVDHYKCVFNRSPSWLPFLDPPGLIELAEAALGADCHVIGQTAWRCHPGFIGAEMHQDYLPVALPGADLELPMFICTAQVYLDDIDDALCPTWVIPGSHRAGRAPAPDEREWAGRTAEPVLCRAGDCLLFRSDLWHAGSRNLSERTRYLLQVHYGSRMVAQKFSPYLDWTFNPEVLAACTARQRRLLGDHEEAEYD